A stretch of the Porites lutea chromosome 12, jaPorLute2.1, whole genome shotgun sequence genome encodes the following:
- the LOC140921758 gene encoding transient receptor potential cation channel subfamily A member 1-like, whose translation MNKGKKVSFQEPDDSQPEEKELLVVVKDDAGEKQRKRKRSRSVSKLSMDDGEKMEENSAVLSESVKHPKTDRLHQLILAGDEEEVFRVISKAGNTDINRQDKSGKTPLHTAILSKQFRIVDELLEYNADVTLTDDAGDTPLHTAIHVGSQRLVLTLLQRGGCDVHSLGRNSATPLHLAAAMDNDAICKILVDHNARLTPLDNDRMTPIGRAIERGASKSARYLLQIVNEQKGSVEDFMYDADIDGSTLLHLAANSGVLKMVELCVEYGARVRQPKRSDKTTAFHMACEQGSMPMVQYLVSKDPAICRITLVDFRGKTPLHLAAGKNHFHIVEFLLENGAALDPKDDERRTPLYLAASYGANSVVTFLMNKGADVTIRDTMLKSVVHAAVGDATSMAYLLQSPAAAALITEKDVDGFTPVHYAARRGDVKTIKLFVAKNRTSSSVLSNSLDTPIHVAARYGWKDAAVALMENQNAKILNMQNSQGKTALHFACAEGHDSTAEELLMLGAVIQRDYNERTPLHYAAGRGSLACCQVMVKKYEDCVNDVDKSKNTAMHLAAINGHPVVVNFFLTDLKAKVLMNNDHENILDIAVRSEHKDVASVIARHDRWEEVLCKCSTGLVPLMKKLIERMPDVVVDFLDQCVEERGDPESEDYMMTYNLNLIQGHYPGEKLKGDRKSMQLIEAMALHRRERCLTHVICYELLDTKWKKYGWITFTVNLLSYFCFIIPLTALAVHGRGGVENLCSNGTFISIEESCRYSDLTTQVLSVAVLIVTTGLMAKHVIALIRKRMAYVLSFLNLVEWICYVATFVFVLPPCDCKKGYKLQVGAVALFFGWMNLILYFRRLSSYGQYVIMLTTMFVTLFKVTLLWLLFVMAFGTTFYMIMDQGVFTERLQYSLMTIYVMTMGELNYHDEFVPWEKLPFPTLTNILFLVLVLAMPIILMNMLVGLAVGDIDKIQQNALMDRYVLQVQMLLDIERSMPTFFLKHVQVEGYSEFPNHAQSIKAKLFDAFVSFRKPETAEVEEEEELSPGMAKIIGKLDEQEKRVDKMYDMFKEQSDTLKEQREILKELLNRVKEKSKKEETTKMPGLQLFGF comes from the exons ATGAACAAAGGAAAGAAGGTTAGTTTCCAGGAACCCGATGACTCGCAGCCGGAGGAAAAGGAACTCTTAGTAGTGGTAAAGGACGATGCCGgcgaaaaacaaagaaaacggaAGAGATCTCGTTCTGTTAGCAAGCTTTCAATGGATGACGGCGAAAAGATGGAGGAGAATTCCGCTGTTCTTTCAGAATCTGTT AAACACCCTAAAACAGACAGACTTCATCAGCTTATCCTCGCTGGAGATGAAGAGGAGGTATTCCGAGTTATCAGTAAAGCCGGGAATACCG ATATAAACCGTCAAGACAAGTCCGGTAAAACGCCCCTTCACACTGCTATCCTGTCAAAGCAATTCCGGATTGTTGACGAGTTACTGGAATACAATGCTGACGTCACACTAACTGATGACGCTGGTGATACTCCTCTACACACTGCTATTCATGTTGGGAGTCAGAGACTGGTCCTA ACTCTTCTCCAGCGTGGTGGATGTGACGTTCATAGTCTCGGAAGGAATTCTGCCACGCCCCTCCATCTCGCTGCTGCCATGGACAATGATGCAATTTGCAAGATTCTG GTTGATCATAACGCCAGGCTCACACCACTGGATAATGATAGGATGACACCGATCGGCCGAGCTATCGAAAGAGGAGCCAGCAAATCTGCTCGCTATCTGCTGCAGATTG TTAATGAACAGAAAGGCTCTGTGGAGGATTTCATGTATGATGCTGACATTGATGGCAGCACTCTTCTTCACTTGGCTGCCAACAGTGGCGTATTAAAG ATGGTGGAGTTATGTGTGGAATATGGAGCTCGCGTACGGCAACCGAAG AGATCAgacaaaacaacagcttttcACATGGCTTGCGAACAAGGATCGATGCCCATGGTTCAATATTTGGTCAGCAAAGACCCCGCAATCTGTAGAATAACGCTTGTCGACTTCAGAGGCAAGACACCACTTCATCTCGCTGCGGGGAAAAACCATTTTCACATTGTGGAGTTCTTATTGGAAAAT GGAGCGGCACTTGATCCAAAGGATGACGAGAGGCGTACACCTCTTTACTTAGCAGCGAGTTACGGCGCAAATAGTGTGGTTACGTTTTTGATGAATAAAGGTGCTGACGTCACCATCCGGGATACCATGCTCAAGTCTGTGGTTCATGCTGCAGTGGGTGATGCAACATCCATGGCATATTTACTGCAG AGTCCTGCTGCTGCCGCTCTCATCACTGAAAAAGACGTAGATGGATTTACGCCGGTTCACTACGCAGCCCGAAGGGGAGATGTCAAG ACTATCAAGTTGTTTGTAGCTAAAAACAGGACGTCCTCAAGTGTCTTATCGAACAGCTTAGATACTCCGATTCACGTAGCAGCAAG atatggTTGGAAGGACGCTGCTGTAGCGCTGATGGAAAACCAAAATGCTAAAATCCTTAACATGCAAAACAGTCAAGGAAAAACAGCGCTTCACTTCGCTTGTGCAGAGGGACACGACAGCACAGCTGAAGAGCTCCTGATGCTTGGCGCCGTAATACAAAG AGATTACAATGAGCGAACACCCCTTCATTATGCTGCCGGGAGAGGATCACTGGCCTGTTGTCAGGTGATGGTTAAAAAATACGAGGACTGTGTTAACGATGTCGACAAAAGCAAG AACACTGCTATGCATTTGGCGGCGATCAATGGCCATCCAGTTGTGGTGAACTTTTTTCTGACAGATCTGAAGGCAAAAGTTTTAATGAACAACGACCATGAAAATATCCTGGATATTGCTGTCAGGTCAGAGCATAAGGATGTTGCATCAGTGATAGCCAGGCATGACAG GTGGGAAGAAGTGCTGTGTAAGTGTTCTACTGGTCTCGTACCTTTGATGAAGAAACTGATTGAAAGGATGCCAGATGTGGTTGTG GATTTTTTGGATCAATGCGTGGAAGAGAGAGGAGATCCTGAATCTGAGGATTATATG atGACATATAACTTGAATCTAATTCAAGGGCACTATCCTGGAGAAAAACTGAAAGGCGACAGAAAATCAATGCAGCTCATTGAG GCAATGGCTTTACATCGACGCGAGAGATGTCTGACCCATGTCATATGTTATGAGTTATTAGATACCAAATG GAAAAAATATGGTTGGATTACATTTACCGTCaatctgctctcttatttcTGCTTTATAATCCCGTTGACGGCTCTTGCTGTTCACGGAAGAGGTGGAGTGGAGAACCTCTGTAGTAACGGGACTTTTATTTCCATTGAG GAAAGCTGCAGGTATTCAGatttg ACGACTCAAGTGCTGAGTGTCGCTGTCTTGATAGTGACTACGGGTCTGATGGCGAAGCACGTCATTGCATTGATTCGCAAA CGTATGGCATATGTCCTCAGCTTTTTAAACCTGGTGGAGTGGATCTGCTACGTGGCTACTTTTGTTTTCGTCCTTCCCCCGTGCGACTGTAAGAAAGGTTATAAACTGCAGGTTGGTGCAGTGGCCTTGTTCTTTGGCTGGATGAATCTCATTCTTTACTTCAGAAG GCTGTCTTCCTATGGACAGTACGTTATCATGCTGACCACCATgtttgttactcttttcaaG GTAACGTTGTTGTGGCTATTATTTGTGATGGCATTTGGAACCACATTTTACATGATTATGGATCAA GGCGTGTTTACTGAAAGACTACAATATTCATTGATGACCATCTACGTGATGACCATGGGAGAGTTAAATTACCATGATGAGTTCGTGCCTTGGGAAAAGCTTCCATTCCCCACTCTGACCAACATTCTGTTTCTTGTTCTCGTGCTTGCGATGCCAATCATTTTGATGAACATGTTG GTTGGTCTTGCTGTGGGCGACATtgacaaaattcaacaaaatgcCTTGATGGATCGCTATGTGCTGCAG GTCCAGATGCTCTTGGATATTGAGCGTTCTATGCCTACGTTTTTCCTTAAACATGTTCAGGTTGAAGGCTATTCAGAATTTCCGAATCACGCCCAGTCAATCAAGGCAAAG TTGTTTGATGCATTTGTGTCGTTTCGCAAGCCAGAAACAGCTGAAgtagaagaggaagaagagttATCACCCGGCATGGCTAAAATTATTGGGAAGCTTGATGAACAAGAAAAAAG GGTGGATAAAATGTACGACATGTTTAAAGAGCAGAGCGACACATTGAAAGAGCAacgtgaaattttaaaagagctCTTGAATCGCGTaaaggaaaaaagcaaaaaggaagaaacgaCAAAGATGCCAGGATTACAACTATTTGGATTTTAG